In Candidatus Woesebacteria bacterium, one DNA window encodes the following:
- a CDS encoding SSU ribosomal protein S7p (S5e), whose product MARKGPAKPRVVEPDPVYRNRLVTKLINRAMRDGKKSVAQKQVYKAFEIIKGMGLDPIKVFAEAINNIKPSMEVRPRRIGGAAYQVPVAVRGSRKESLAIRWLIFGARSRPNSQYHTFAEKLVAEILDASKGEGFAVKKRQDMERMAEANRAFAYFRW is encoded by the coding sequence ATGGCAAGAAAAGGACCAGCGAAACCAAGAGTAGTTGAACCAGATCCTGTTTATAGAAACCGTCTGGTGACAAAACTTATTAACCGTGCTATGCGCGACGGTAAAAAAAGCGTGGCTCAAAAGCAAGTCTACAAGGCTTTTGAAATCATAAAGGGAATGGGTCTTGATCCGATCAAGGTCTTTGCCGAAGCGATAAATAATATTAAGCCTTCAATGGAGGTCCGCCCAAGAAGAATTGGTGGGGCAGCTTATCAGGTGCCTGTTGCTGTTCGTGGCTCAAGAAAGGAGTCTTTGGCTATTCGCTGGCTTATTTTTGGTGCAAGAAGTAGGCCAAATAGTCAATATCACACCTTTGCTGAAAAATTGGTGGCAGAAATTCTTGATGCTTCAAAAGGCGAAGGCTTTGCGGTTAAAAAACGTCAGGATATGGAAAGAATGGCTGAGGCAAATCGCGCCTTTGCCTACTTCCGTTGGTAA
- a CDS encoding DNA-directed RNA polymerase beta' subunit: protein MDPLSDFKDLTDFKSLIIKLASPDEIRKWSRGEVTKPETINYRTLRAEKDGLFDERIFGPTKDWECYCGKYKRIRYKGVICDKCGVEVTLSRVRRERMGHINLVSPVAHVWYFKGAPSKISLVLDIAPRAIEQVIYFARHLVIKLDEKGKKEAVENLEKARKDSIAKFDEDYREKKDTLKKSASEDKAKIDKKIKNKEQASLAKLEIDLELRKREQLITDEYNLNVERTNQLFDNLVNLVKSLKVNSVISEDELDQLSSYKADIFFETKTGAEAILAALESVNLEGLSSSLRKEMLEAKENTPRFVKLAKRLKLIDGMRKAKINPAWMILKVLPVLPPDLRPMVQLSGGRFATSDLNDLYRRVINRNNRLKHLINLGAPEIILRNEKRMLQEAVDSLIDASQKKATRRGRGRQPLRSLSDMLKGKQGRFRQNLLGKRVDYSGRSVIVVGPELRLNECGLPKDMALEMFKPFVLREMIKRGIAPNVKSAKNMLERKPDEVFDILEEITKNHPVLLNRAPTLHKLSILAFYPVLIEGSAIRLHPVVCNGFNADFDGDQMAVHVPLSQKAIDEARNLMMPEKNLLKPADGSPIAIPSRKEMALGIYYLTDIDERIPASKTVFADISEAVLAYQSDKIKIRQEISVRIGGEIIKTTVGRIFFNEALPQGFGFINEPVTSSVIKNIFNRVLAEYEQNVVVETIDKIKDLGFWGGSIAGLSMSIFDAIVHPEKEKMIKEAEKRVAEVENNFAQGLITAEEKKRFAEEIWIEVSEELADKTWELLDKYNPIRVVIDAKVGRASRDQVKQLAAMRGLVTDPLGKTVEMPIKSNFREGLSVFEYVTSSRGSRKGLTDTALKTADAGYLTRRLVDVAHDVIVRAEDCGTDEGLTIDFTKINKKEDKIFKIVGRVLADNILEPKTKKVLFAKGEIVDEAKADKIVNLGINEVKVFSPLTCGLSHGVCAKCYGWDLSTKKMVEVGTPVGIIAAQSIGEPGTQLTLRTKHSAGVVGVDVTQGLPRVEELFEARTPKVTAPLSEISGKVMVNEIDEGWKVVVTSSASGLKDKREYIIPKTLTLTVKSGQKVEAGLPLAAAPLDVREVMMIKGLRFAQEYIISQVQKVYESQGIPINDKHFEVIVKKMSDKVKVVTCGDTMFLPGELVDKASFEAENEKVLAAGGEPASAQQVILGITRRSLYTESWLSAASFEQTTEVLTESALQGKEDKLLGLKENVIIGRLIPVTPESARLPEEGKI, encoded by the coding sequence ATGGATCCTTTATCTGATTTTAAAGATTTAACCGATTTTAAGAGCTTAATAATTAAGCTAGCTTCGCCTGATGAAATCAGGAAGTGGTCGCGTGGTGAGGTAACAAAACCCGAAACTATAAATTACAGGACGTTGAGAGCTGAAAAAGATGGTTTGTTTGATGAAAGAATTTTTGGTCCTACCAAAGATTGGGAGTGTTATTGTGGAAAATATAAGAGAATAAGATATAAGGGAGTGATTTGTGATAAATGTGGAGTTGAGGTAACTCTTTCAAGGGTAAGAAGAGAAAGAATGGGCCATATTAATCTTGTTTCGCCTGTTGCACATGTTTGGTATTTCAAGGGTGCGCCTTCTAAAATTTCTCTAGTCTTGGATATTGCCCCACGAGCTATTGAACAGGTGATCTATTTTGCAAGACATTTGGTCATTAAGCTCGATGAAAAAGGTAAAAAGGAAGCAGTTGAAAATTTGGAGAAGGCTAGAAAAGATTCTATTGCAAAGTTTGACGAAGATTATAGGGAGAAAAAAGACACTCTTAAAAAATCAGCTTCTGAAGATAAAGCAAAAATAGACAAGAAGATTAAGAATAAAGAACAAGCCTCTCTGGCTAAACTTGAAATTGATCTTGAATTAAGGAAAAGAGAGCAGCTTATAACTGACGAATACAACTTAAATGTTGAAAGAACTAACCAACTTTTCGACAATCTTGTTAACTTGGTTAAAAGCTTGAAAGTTAACAGTGTTATAAGCGAGGATGAATTAGATCAACTTTCATCTTATAAAGCTGATATTTTCTTTGAGACAAAGACTGGCGCTGAGGCTATTTTGGCTGCTCTTGAATCAGTAAATTTGGAGGGACTTTCGTCTTCCTTACGCAAGGAGATGCTTGAGGCTAAAGAAAATACTCCTCGTTTTGTCAAATTAGCCAAGAGATTAAAGTTAATTGATGGAATGCGCAAGGCAAAGATCAACCCGGCTTGGATGATTCTTAAGGTTTTACCTGTTCTTCCTCCTGATTTGCGTCCGATGGTGCAGCTTTCAGGTGGTAGGTTTGCAACCAGTGATTTAAATGATCTTTATCGTCGGGTAATTAATCGCAACAATCGCCTTAAGCATTTGATCAATCTGGGAGCTCCAGAAATTATCTTGAGAAATGAGAAAAGGATGTTGCAGGAAGCTGTTGATTCTTTGATTGACGCTTCTCAAAAGAAAGCTACCCGTCGTGGAAGGGGTAGACAGCCTTTGCGTTCTTTGTCTGATATGCTCAAGGGTAAGCAAGGTAGATTTAGGCAGAATCTTCTTGGAAAAAGAGTTGATTACTCAGGCCGAAGTGTAATTGTAGTTGGTCCTGAATTAAGACTTAATGAGTGTGGTTTGCCAAAGGATATGGCTCTTGAGATGTTTAAACCTTTTGTCTTGCGCGAGATGATTAAAAGAGGTATTGCCCCGAATGTTAAATCAGCCAAAAATATGCTTGAAAGAAAACCAGATGAGGTTTTTGATATCTTGGAGGAGATTACCAAGAATCATCCAGTTCTTTTAAATAGGGCTCCAACTCTTCATAAATTGAGTATTCTTGCTTTCTATCCGGTTCTAATTGAAGGTAGTGCTATAAGATTACATCCTGTTGTCTGTAACGGTTTTAATGCAGATTTTGATGGTGACCAGATGGCGGTTCATGTTCCTTTGTCTCAAAAGGCAATAGATGAGGCGAGAAACTTGATGATGCCTGAAAAGAACTTGCTTAAGCCGGCTGATGGTTCTCCTATTGCTATCCCTTCAAGGAAGGAAATGGCTTTGGGAATTTATTATCTCACTGATATTGATGAAAGAATTCCTGCTTCAAAAACAGTTTTTGCTGATATTAGTGAGGCAGTATTGGCTTATCAATCAGACAAAATTAAAATTAGGCAGGAAATCTCTGTTAGGATAGGAGGGGAAATTATTAAGACTACGGTAGGTAGAATATTCTTTAACGAAGCCTTACCTCAAGGTTTTGGCTTTATTAACGAACCTGTCACCTCAAGTGTTATCAAGAATATTTTTAATCGTGTTTTGGCTGAGTATGAACAAAATGTTGTAGTCGAGACAATAGATAAAATTAAGGATCTTGGTTTCTGGGGAGGTTCAATTGCTGGTCTTTCGATGTCTATCTTTGATGCTATTGTCCATCCTGAAAAAGAAAAGATGATCAAGGAAGCAGAAAAGAGAGTAGCTGAGGTGGAAAACAATTTTGCACAGGGGTTAATTACAGCTGAGGAGAAGAAGAGGTTTGCTGAAGAAATTTGGATTGAAGTGAGCGAGGAGCTTGCCGACAAGACTTGGGAACTCTTGGATAAGTACAATCCGATTAGAGTTGTTATTGATGCAAAAGTTGGCAGAGCTTCAAGAGATCAGGTTAAGCAGTTGGCTGCTATGCGTGGTCTTGTTACTGACCCTCTAGGCAAAACTGTTGAGATGCCTATTAAGTCAAACTTTAGAGAAGGGCTGTCTGTCTTTGAGTATGTGACTTCAAGTCGAGGTTCAAGAAAAGGTTTGACGGATACTGCCTTGAAGACAGCTGATGCGGGATACCTTACTCGCCGCTTGGTTGATGTGGCTCATGATGTTATTGTGAGGGCTGAAGACTGTGGAACCGATGAAGGTTTGACTATTGATTTTACTAAAATCAACAAGAAAGAAGACAAAATATTCAAGATTGTAGGTAGAGTTTTAGCAGATAATATTTTAGAACCTAAGACAAAGAAAGTTCTTTTTGCTAAGGGAGAAATTGTTGATGAGGCTAAAGCGGATAAAATAGTTAATCTTGGAATAAATGAAGTAAAAGTTTTCTCTCCTCTTACCTGTGGTCTTAGCCATGGAGTTTGTGCTAAATGTTATGGTTGGGATTTGTCTACTAAGAAGATGGTTGAAGTGGGAACCCCAGTTGGTATCATTGCTGCCCAGTCAATTGGTGAGCCAGGAACACAGTTGACTTTGAGGACTAAACATTCAGCGGGAGTTGTTGGGGTTGATGTGACACAAGGTTTGCCACGAGTAGAAGAGTTGTTTGAAGCAAGAACTCCCAAGGTAACAGCTCCTTTGAGTGAAATTTCGGGTAAGGTTATGGTAAATGAGATTGATGAAGGTTGGAAGGTGGTTGTTACCAGTTCTGCATCAGGACTTAAAGATAAAAGAGAATATATAATCCCCAAGACTCTGACCTTGACTGTTAAGAGCGGACAAAAGGTAGAAGCAGGTTTGCCATTAGCTGCAGCCCCGCTTGATGTAAGAGAAGTAATGATGATTAAGGGGCTAAGATTTGCGCAAGAGTATATTATCTCCCAAGTTCAGAAAGTCTATGAATCTCAAGGAATTCCAATTAACGATAAACATTTTGAAGTAATTGTTAAAAAGATGAGCGATAAGGTAAAAGTAGTAACTTGCGGAGATACGATGTTTTTGCCAGGAGAACTTGTGGATAAAGCCTCTTTTGAGGCTGAAAATGAAAAGGTTTTGGCTGCGGGAGGGGAGCCAGCCAGTGCTCAGCAGGTCATTTTGGGAATAACCAGAAGATCTCTTTATACCGAAAGTTGGCTTTCTGCTGCTTCCTTTGAGCAGACAACCGAAGTTTTAACAGAGTCTGCGCTTCAAGGTAAGGAGGACAAGCTTTTAGGTTTGAAGGAAAATGTGATAATAGGAAGACTTATTCCTGTCACACCTGAGTCTGCTCGTTTGCCTGAAGAAGGCAAAATCTGA
- a CDS encoding Translation elongation factor Tu, whose product MAGESKQKFERTKPHVNIGTIGHVDHGKTTLTAAITTVLSKQPGNPTKAYKFEEIDSAPEEKARGVTINISHLEYETDKRHYAHIDAPGHADYIKNMITGAAQMDGAILVISAADGPMPQTREHVILARQVNVPAIVVFLNKVDTVDDPEIVDLVEADVRELLKKYEYPGDEVPVIRGSALKALEGDPEAEKQILELMKAVDEYIPQPTRDVDKPFLMPIEDIFSIKGRGTVVTGRVERGKLSVNEEVEIVGLRPTQKTVVTGLEMFRKTLDYAEAGDNVGVLLRGIEKDQVERGQVVAKPGTITPHSEFEAEVYILSKEEGGRHTPFFSGYKPQFFIKTADITGEVTLPEGIEMVMPGDNAKMKVKLIQAVAMEEGFRFAIREGGSTVGAGVITKVIA is encoded by the coding sequence ATGGCAGGAGAATCAAAACAAAAATTTGAAAGAACAAAGCCGCATGTCAATATTGGTACTATTGGCCATGTAGACCATGGTAAAACCACTTTGACAGCGGCTATTACCACTGTTTTGTCCAAACAGCCAGGTAATCCTACCAAAGCTTACAAATTCGAAGAGATTGATAGTGCTCCTGAGGAAAAAGCAAGAGGTGTTACCATCAATATCTCCCATCTTGAGTACGAGACTGATAAGAGACATTATGCTCACATTGACGCACCAGGTCATGCTGATTACATTAAGAATATGATTACCGGTGCAGCTCAAATGGATGGTGCCATTTTGGTTATCTCAGCGGCCGATGGTCCAATGCCTCAAACAAGAGAGCATGTTATCTTGGCTCGCCAGGTTAACGTTCCCGCAATTGTTGTCTTCTTGAACAAGGTTGATACCGTTGATGACCCTGAAATTGTTGATTTGGTTGAAGCTGATGTTCGTGAGCTCTTGAAGAAATATGAATACCCAGGAGATGAAGTTCCTGTGATTCGTGGTTCAGCTCTTAAGGCTTTGGAAGGAGATCCTGAAGCTGAGAAGCAAATTTTGGAGTTAATGAAAGCGGTTGATGAATACATTCCTCAGCCAACAAGAGATGTTGACAAGCCTTTCTTGATGCCAATTGAAGATATCTTTTCTATTAAAGGAAGAGGAACAGTCGTGACAGGTAGGGTTGAGCGTGGTAAGTTGAGTGTCAATGAAGAGGTTGAAATAGTTGGTCTTAGACCAACCCAAAAGACTGTTGTTACAGGTCTTGAGATGTTTAGGAAGACTCTTGATTATGCTGAAGCTGGAGACAATGTTGGAGTCTTACTAAGAGGAATTGAAAAAGATCAGGTTGAACGTGGTCAGGTTGTAGCCAAGCCCGGAACAATTACTCCTCACTCCGAATTTGAGGCAGAGGTTTATATCTTGAGTAAAGAAGAGGGTGGAAGGCACACTCCTTTCTTCTCAGGTTACAAGCCTCAGTTCTTTATCAAGACAGCCGACATTACAGGTGAGGTTACTTTACCTGAAGGAATTGAGATGGTTATGCCTGGCGACAATGCCAAGATGAAAGTTAAATTAATTCAGGCGGTAGCAATGGAAGAAGGTTTCCGTTTTGCTATCAGGGAAGGTGGTAGCACTGTTGGTGCAGGTGTTATTACCAAGGTTATTGCCTAA
- a CDS encoding LSU ribosomal protein L4p (L1e), whose amino-acid sequence MKVNLFSVKGEEKGKVNLPDRLFEKSSEKLLSQALRFYEFNLYKVRPRRKTRSDVKISTRKIYRQKGTGGARHGARSAPIFVGGGLAHGPSGLKRLLRLPELIRRKALALALRDKLDNNRLFLVEKLSSFKKTKEASQLIKNLLLKSNLTSKNILVAFKSEDINKTRAWNNVESVKISSWNSLNAYDVFVSDLLILDSEIFGSKAATLKEENVPSKISRTKKQASSLNLESNLKKETKRKILKKENK is encoded by the coding sequence ATGAAAGTTAATCTTTTTTCAGTTAAAGGAGAAGAAAAAGGCAAAGTCAATTTGCCTGATCGTCTTTTTGAGAAAAGCTCAGAGAAGTTGTTATCTCAAGCTTTAAGGTTTTATGAATTTAACTTATATAAAGTAAGACCAAGGAGAAAAACAAGATCCGATGTAAAAATCTCAACCAGGAAAATCTATCGTCAGAAAGGTACAGGAGGGGCAAGACACGGAGCGCGTTCAGCTCCTATTTTTGTTGGTGGAGGATTAGCACATGGACCTTCTGGATTAAAAAGGCTCTTGAGATTGCCTGAATTAATTAGAAGAAAGGCTTTAGCTTTAGCTTTACGAGATAAATTAGATAATAATAGGCTTTTCTTGGTTGAAAAGTTGTCTTCTTTTAAGAAAACAAAAGAAGCGTCTCAATTAATAAAGAATTTGCTTTTAAAGTCAAATCTGACCTCTAAAAATATTTTGGTAGCTTTTAAATCGGAAGATATAAATAAAACTAGAGCTTGGAATAATGTCGAAAGTGTCAAGATTTCAAGCTGGAATAGTCTTAATGCCTATGATGTTTTTGTCTCTGATTTGTTGATTTTGGATAGTGAAATTTTTGGGAGTAAAGCTGCAACATTAAAGGAGGAAAATGTTCCCTCCAAAATTAGTCGCACCAAAAAACAGGCTTCTAGCTTGAATCTAGAGTCTAATCTTAAGAAAGAAACTAAG
- a CDS encoding SSU ribosomal protein S10p (S20e), translating into MPAGRLRVKLKSYDYRVIDEAAAKILDVAIATGAKIVGPIPLPTKRSVVSVNKSPFTDKDAQEHFEVLVHKRLIEIHDPSERTIDSLSNLELPAGVSVEIKM; encoded by the coding sequence ATGCCAGCAGGAAGATTGAGGGTTAAGCTTAAAAGCTACGATTATAGGGTTATAGATGAAGCAGCAGCTAAGATTTTAGATGTTGCTATTGCTACTGGTGCTAAAATTGTTGGCCCGATTCCACTTCCCACTAAAAGAAGTGTAGTTTCAGTTAACAAATCTCCATTTACTGATAAAGATGCTCAAGAACACTTTGAAGTTTTGGTTCATAAGAGGTTGATTGAAATTCACGATCCATCAGAAAGAACAATTGATTCACTCTCCAATTTAGAACTCCCAGCAGGAGTCTCAGTTGAGATAAAGATGTGA
- a CDS encoding LSU ribosomal protein L3p (L3e): MLKTVLTKKLEMSQTFVKGTRVPVTLVEAGKCIVSQVKDDKKDGYFAVQLAFGEKKAKNTSKPLQGHLKDLVKEGKAPRYLKEAKLTKKTDLKVGDEVDAFEVFKVGDLVSVTGVSKGKGFAGVVRRWHFAGGPKTHGQSDRHRAPGSIGQGTTPGRVYKGKKMAGRMGQDKVTVKNLVVVLVDKEKGLLGLSGPVPGKRGDLLLVTKIGSGKLSQLISEGPTAQVEQIEEESKEKEANKENTQAQDQS; the protein is encoded by the coding sequence ATGTTGAAAACTGTTTTAACTAAAAAACTTGAAATGAGTCAGACTTTTGTTAAAGGGACTAGAGTCCCTGTAACCTTGGTTGAGGCTGGAAAATGCATAGTCAGCCAAGTCAAAGATGATAAAAAAGATGGCTATTTTGCGGTGCAACTTGCTTTTGGAGAAAAGAAAGCTAAGAATACCAGTAAACCCTTGCAAGGGCATCTCAAAGACCTGGTCAAAGAAGGTAAGGCTCCAAGATATTTAAAAGAAGCAAAACTAACTAAAAAAACAGATCTAAAAGTAGGAGATGAAGTGGATGCTTTTGAGGTCTTTAAAGTTGGTGATTTAGTTTCTGTGACGGGAGTAAGTAAGGGCAAGGGTTTTGCAGGTGTGGTTAGAAGATGGCATTTTGCTGGTGGGCCAAAGACCCATGGGCAATCTGACCGTCATCGTGCTCCTGGTTCAATTGGACAAGGAACCACCCCAGGCCGAGTTTATAAAGGTAAAAAAATGGCAGGGAGGATGGGGCAGGATAAAGTTACGGTTAAGAATCTGGTGGTTGTTCTGGTTGATAAAGAGAAAGGCCTATTAGGCCTTTCAGGCCCGGTTCCTGGTAAAAGGGGTGATCTTTTGTTGGTTACTAAAATAGGCTCTGGTAAGCTCTCACAGCTTATTAGCGAGGGCCCGACAGCTCAAGTAGAGCAAATAGAAGAAGAAAGCAAGGAGAAAGAAGCTAATAAGGAAAACACCCAAGCTCAAGATCAATCTTAA
- a CDS encoding SSU ribosomal protein S12p (S23e), producing the protein MPTVLQLIRKGRKKIIKKTKKAALRRWFNAKDRKYGELPSPFKRGVVLQVRTMTPKKPNSALRKVARVRLSNKQEVTAYIPGEGHELIEHSVVLIRGGRVKDLPGVKYQVVRGKYDTTGVVGRKTSRSRYGSKRESKNVSSSEASASSA; encoded by the coding sequence ATGCCAACAGTATTGCAATTAATCAGAAAAGGAAGAAAAAAAATTATCAAGAAGACCAAAAAGGCCGCTTTGAGGCGCTGGTTTAATGCCAAAGACAGAAAGTATGGTGAGTTGCCCTCCCCTTTTAAAAGAGGGGTGGTTCTGCAGGTCAGGACTATGACTCCCAAAAAGCCAAACTCTGCGCTGCGTAAAGTAGCTCGTGTCAGACTGTCTAATAAACAAGAGGTAACAGCTTATATTCCTGGTGAAGGCCATGAATTAATAGAGCATTCGGTAGTTTTAATAAGAGGCGGAAGGGTGAAAGATTTGCCTGGAGTCAAGTATCAAGTAGTTCGTGGAAAGTATGACACCACGGGTGTTGTTGGACGTAAGACTTCTCGTAGTAGGTATGGATCCAAAAGGGAATCAAAAAATGTATCATCTAGCGAAGCTTCCGCATCTAGTGCTTAA
- a CDS encoding Translation elongation factor G, translating into MSQVQATKKKASLVFTATKDRNLPMERIRNIGIIAHIDAGKTTTTERILFETGRTYRLGSVDEGTTATDWMEQERERGITIVSAAITTFWTLKKETSVKDGQYRINIIDTPGHIDFTAEVERSLRVLDGAVVVFDGRTGVESQSETVWRQADKYKVPRICVLNKLNLIGADFEGSLKSIHERLGANAAPVIYPIGIEHDLRGAIDLIRMKAFTYSGIEDNKLVEEEIPAEYKEVAEKYRAELLERVAEYDDEVLSKYLNGEEVSETEIKRAIRKGVVSGKFFPIFGGDNRTAITQLLLDGVVEYLPSPLDLPPVKGVNPKTGEEEIREPKNEAPFSALAFKVMTDPHVGRLVYLRIYSGIIKTGQQVLNTSKSVPERIGKLVLLHADQRELIEEAYAGEIVAAVGLKDTTTGHTLCDPNRPIILESIKFPDPVISLAIEPATKSDQEKMGIALGKLLDEDPTFRVKSNQETGQTIISGMGELQLEILVDRMKREFGVEAKIGAPQVAYKETIKKVGKGEGKYIRQTGGRGQYGHCLIRVEPLGRGEGVKFVSEIRGGAIPAEFIPAVEKGVKEKLENGVLAGYPITDLAVYLYDGSYHEVDSSEIAFKIAGSMAVEQAVKLADMVLLEPIVKVEVATPKEFMGDIIGDLSSKRAQIQGSEEKGDMTYIYAFAPLAELSGYVTKVRSISQGRAVPYIEPSHYEEVPRNIADMIIEKSGKVVMPRG; encoded by the coding sequence ATGTCTCAAGTCCAAGCAACAAAAAAGAAGGCCTCTCTTGTCTTTACGGCTACAAAAGACCGTAATCTTCCTATGGAAAGAATTAGAAATATAGGGATTATTGCTCATATTGATGCCGGGAAGACTACTACAACAGAAAGAATTCTTTTTGAAACAGGTAGAACTTATCGTTTGGGTTCAGTTGATGAGGGAACAACTGCAACTGACTGGATGGAGCAGGAAAGAGAGCGCGGGATTACTATTGTGTCTGCCGCAATCACCACTTTTTGGACCTTAAAGAAGGAAACTTCAGTTAAAGATGGTCAGTATAGAATTAATATTATTGATACTCCAGGACATATCGATTTTACTGCTGAGGTAGAACGTTCTTTGCGGGTTCTTGATGGAGCTGTGGTTGTTTTCGACGGCCGAACTGGAGTTGAAAGCCAGTCAGAAACTGTCTGGCGCCAGGCAGATAAGTATAAAGTGCCTAGAATTTGTGTTTTGAATAAGCTTAACCTTATTGGAGCTGATTTTGAAGGCAGTCTTAAGTCTATACACGAACGCTTGGGGGCAAACGCAGCTCCTGTTATTTATCCAATAGGTATAGAACACGATTTGCGTGGAGCAATAGATCTTATTCGTATGAAGGCTTTTACTTATTCTGGAATTGAAGACAATAAGTTGGTTGAAGAAGAAATCCCTGCAGAATATAAAGAAGTGGCGGAAAAGTATAGAGCAGAGCTTCTTGAAAGAGTGGCCGAGTATGATGATGAAGTTTTGTCAAAGTATCTAAACGGGGAGGAAGTAAGTGAAACGGAGATTAAAAGAGCTATTAGAAAGGGTGTTGTTTCAGGCAAGTTTTTCCCTATCTTTGGCGGTGATAATAGAACTGCAATTACCCAACTTCTTCTTGATGGTGTGGTTGAGTATTTACCTTCCCCACTTGATCTGCCGCCTGTAAAGGGTGTTAATCCGAAGACGGGGGAGGAAGAAATAAGGGAGCCTAAAAACGAAGCTCCTTTTTCTGCTCTTGCTTTCAAAGTAATGACCGATCCTCATGTTGGGCGGTTAGTTTATTTACGTATTTATTCAGGAATAATTAAAACTGGCCAACAGGTTCTTAACACCAGTAAATCTGTTCCTGAGCGAATAGGTAAATTGGTTCTTTTGCATGCTGACCAAAGGGAATTGATTGAGGAAGCTTATGCTGGGGAAATTGTGGCGGCAGTTGGTTTAAAGGACACAACCACTGGCCACACTTTGTGTGATCCTAATAGGCCGATAATTCTTGAATCAATTAAATTTCCCGATCCTGTTATCTCTCTTGCTATTGAGCCTGCAACTAAATCCGATCAGGAAAAAATGGGTATTGCGCTTGGCAAATTGCTTGATGAGGATCCAACTTTTCGTGTTAAGTCAAATCAAGAAACAGGTCAGACAATTATCTCTGGAATGGGTGAATTGCAGCTTGAGATTTTAGTTGACAGGATGAAACGTGAATTTGGGGTCGAGGCGAAAATTGGTGCTCCACAGGTTGCCTACAAAGAAACAATTAAAAAGGTTGGAAAAGGCGAGGGCAAATATATCAGGCAGACTGGTGGTCGTGGACAGTATGGTCATTGTCTTATTCGAGTTGAACCTTTGGGTCGTGGTGAAGGGGTTAAATTTGTTTCAGAAATTAGAGGTGGTGCAATCCCTGCTGAATTTATTCCTGCAGTTGAGAAAGGAGTCAAGGAGAAGCTTGAAAATGGTGTTTTGGCTGGTTATCCAATAACCGATTTGGCAGTTTACCTTTATGATGGTTCTTATCATGAAGTTGATTCTTCAGAGATAGCTTTCAAGATTGCAGGCTCTATGGCTGTTGAACAGGCTGTTAAATTAGCTGATATGGTTTTACTTGAGCCAATAGTTAAAGTGGAGGTAGCAACACCTAAAGAATTTATGGGTGATATAATTGGCGATTTGTCTTCAAAGAGAGCTCAGATTCAGGGTAGTGAGGAGAAAGGTGATATGACTTATATTTACGCTTTTGCACCACTTGCCGAGCTTTCAGGCTATGTAACTAAAGTTAGATCTATTTCCCAAGGTCGAGCTGTTCCTTATATTGAACCTAGTCATTATGAGGAAGTACCTCGTAACATTGCTGACATGATTATTGAAAAATCTGGCAAAGTGGTTATGCCTCGAGGCTAA